One region of Rhodothermaceae bacterium genomic DNA includes:
- a CDS encoding S9 family peptidase: MKYPPILLCILFMVTLSVRSAEAQLDYQAPPAPLDRLLDAPVTPSVRLSPDGMLIALLHRPGLPSIADVAAPEMRLAGMRINPRIHGPSRSTAYSGISFKSFDASPARPVTGIPESGGVRNVSWAPDGTHLAFTVDMVDRIDLYVAEVSTGIAHKLADVAVNDVTYGSLNWHPDSQSLLVRAIPEDQADMPTQPLAPEGPVVQENLGEEAPARTYQDLLSNPHDEDLFAWFMTSQILHITLEGTVTPLGPVGLALTPEPSPDGQYILIREMHRPFSYLVPASRFPHSYTIYDTQGQPVKEVARLPLADNVPVAFGSTTKGPRSMAWRADVPATLVWVEALDGGDAGVDAMLRDEVFLLDAPFESDPVSLVKLQLRYGGILWGNESLALVMETWWSTRQQKTSLLNPSNPGEITKVVFDRSTEDRYSNPGTFQRIRTAQGTSVLRMDGNQLLLIGTGASEDGDHPFLRKLNLGTGETVTLFRSEAPYYERPVSIIDDSRILTVRESVDDPPNYFVRDLEEGSLAAVTNFEHPYPELAAMTKEELNYTRADGVPLKATLYLPPGYDSEQDGPLPTLIWAYPREFKNAAFAGQRSGSPFRFKYMSYSGAIPYVTQGYAVLDGTSMPVIGEGEEEPNDTFREQLVANAQAAIDAGVTRGVVDPNRVAIAGHSYGAFMTANLLAHSDLFRAGIARSGAYNRTLTPFGFQREERLFWESPETYYTMSPFMHADKVNEPILLIHGEADNNSGTFPLQSHRFYGALKGLGKTARLVMLPHESHGYRARESVGHVLWETTRWLDAYVKNAGGSENVTAPPTPNL; this comes from the coding sequence GGTTACTCTTAGTGTGCGCTCCGCGGAGGCACAACTGGACTATCAAGCCCCGCCCGCACCGCTAGATCGGTTACTTGATGCCCCCGTCACCCCATCGGTCCGGTTGAGCCCCGATGGTATGCTCATAGCCTTGCTACACAGGCCGGGGCTTCCCTCGATTGCAGACGTTGCTGCGCCAGAGATGCGCCTTGCCGGGATGCGGATCAATCCGAGGATTCATGGTCCAAGCCGGAGCACCGCTTATTCAGGAATCAGCTTCAAGTCATTTGACGCAAGTCCGGCACGTCCCGTAACGGGGATTCCGGAATCTGGTGGAGTTCGAAATGTATCATGGGCACCGGATGGGACACATTTAGCATTTACCGTGGACATGGTTGACCGGATAGATTTGTATGTCGCTGAAGTATCCACTGGGATCGCTCATAAATTAGCAGACGTTGCGGTTAACGATGTGACCTATGGCAGCCTGAACTGGCATCCGGACTCACAGTCCCTGCTGGTCCGTGCTATTCCAGAGGATCAGGCAGACATGCCGACCCAGCCGCTAGCTCCAGAAGGTCCGGTGGTGCAGGAGAACCTGGGAGAAGAGGCACCAGCACGGACGTACCAGGATTTACTCTCGAATCCGCATGACGAAGATCTTTTTGCATGGTTCATGACATCTCAGATCTTGCATATCACACTTGAGGGCACGGTTACTCCGCTAGGGCCAGTGGGATTAGCCCTGACCCCGGAACCGTCTCCAGATGGGCAATATATTCTGATTCGCGAAATGCATCGCCCATTTTCCTATCTGGTCCCGGCAAGTCGTTTTCCGCACAGTTATACGATCTATGACACACAGGGACAGCCTGTCAAAGAAGTAGCACGGTTGCCTCTGGCAGATAATGTACCGGTTGCATTTGGGTCCACCACCAAAGGGCCCCGCAGTATGGCTTGGAGAGCAGATGTGCCCGCTACGCTTGTTTGGGTTGAAGCATTAGATGGGGGCGATGCAGGAGTAGATGCAATGCTAAGAGACGAAGTTTTTTTACTGGATGCACCCTTTGAATCCGATCCCGTGTCCCTGGTAAAGTTGCAACTCCGGTACGGTGGAATCCTGTGGGGCAATGAATCACTGGCTCTGGTTATGGAAACATGGTGGTCTACCCGGCAACAAAAGACATCTCTGTTGAATCCTTCAAATCCTGGGGAGATCACCAAGGTGGTGTTTGATCGCTCCACGGAAGATCGTTATAGTAACCCGGGGACCTTTCAGAGGATACGCACAGCACAGGGGACGTCCGTGCTTCGGATGGATGGGAATCAACTCCTGCTTATCGGTACCGGAGCATCGGAGGATGGGGACCACCCGTTTTTGCGAAAGCTGAATTTGGGCACGGGCGAAACCGTTACGCTCTTCCGAAGCGAGGCGCCATACTATGAACGTCCTGTTTCAATTATTGATGACTCCCGCATTCTGACTGTTCGGGAGTCGGTTGACGATCCGCCGAATTACTTTGTACGTGATCTGGAAGAGGGTTCTCTGGCGGCCGTGACAAACTTTGAACATCCTTATCCAGAGCTGGCTGCTATGACAAAAGAGGAACTCAATTATACGCGTGCAGATGGAGTCCCCTTGAAGGCAACACTGTATCTCCCACCGGGTTATGATAGTGAGCAGGATGGTCCGCTTCCAACACTTATCTGGGCTTATCCGCGTGAATTCAAAAATGCTGCCTTCGCTGGTCAGCGAAGCGGCAGTCCATTTCGATTCAAGTACATGAGCTATTCAGGGGCGATCCCCTACGTAACTCAAGGATATGCTGTACTTGATGGCACCTCTATGCCCGTGATTGGGGAGGGGGAAGAGGAGCCTAACGACACATTTAGGGAACAGCTGGTAGCCAATGCACAGGCGGCGATTGATGCTGGCGTAACACGGGGAGTTGTAGATCCCAATCGTGTGGCAATTGCGGGACACTCCTACGGTGCATTTATGACCGCAAACCTCTTGGCCCATTCCGATCTCTTCCGGGCTGGAATTGCGAGAAGCGGCGCTTATAACCGTACACTGACCCCCTTTGGATTTCAGCGGGAAGAGCGTCTGTTCTGGGAGTCACCAGAGACGTACTATACGATGTCACCGTTCATGCATGCGGATAAGGTGAATGAGCCAATTTTGCTCATTCATGGTGAAGCAGATAATAATTCAGGAACGTTTCCACTTCAGAGCCACCGCTTTTATGGAGCATTAAAGGGACTTGGTAAGACTGCACGCCTAGTCATGCTTCCCCATGAAAGCCACGGATATCGTGCGCGGGAATCTGTTGGGCATGTGCTTTGGGAAACGACGCGCTGGTTAGACGCTTACGTAAAGAATGCGGGGGGTTCTGAGAACGTGACTGCGCCTCCAACACCGAATCTGTAG